ATTCATTTCAATGTCAAATAAcccaacaaacaagacaaaaaaaataattcatttggatggtcaatcaataattttccttttattttttgatgAATCATCTTCGTCCAAATGGTCTAGCtgagtttcaaatttttgcctaaaattttaaaactcattcGGATGATCCATATGAATAATTCTGGatgatgctctttttttttataaaaacaaacaacacttGAAATGATTCATTTAGATGGTCCATCCAAATGAATAAAGGAACAAGGCCTAAGTCACTTAGTTATTTTAATCAGATCTAAACTAACtaagatttttgaaaagaacAGAACATGAGTCACCTCGATTTTCTTCATCCAAGAGTTAGCTTTATGAACCTGCTCATTCAACCAACCGTTAATAACGGCGTCTTGTCTCTTAAACCTATTATTAATCTTAGCCACCTTAGCCGTTTGCCACGCCGTTATCTTCGCTTCCACCTCCTCCCTCTTAACCATATGCACCGAAGCAGTCGTCACCATCCGATTTTGACCACCTGATGACGTCAAGACGATATTATTATCCTCCGAACCGCCCCGGTTAATGTAACCGTCCGGTACAATCGCCCAAGGATTAGAATCTTCCTCAGGCACCTGATGATCATGATCACCAACGTCGTCGTTTTCGCCGATCCTAGTCAGCTCGTTCCTTTCGTCACGTATGACGTCACGATGACCACTGCTAGATTGGTTGGtcccgttgttgttgttgttgttgtccatGGAAGAGCCGGCGATGACTAGAGCGTTGAACTCTCTGCTCACGGTGGTGAAATTCTCGCCGGAAGAAGCAGTCCCGTCGCTAAAAGCAATAGACCTAGACGGAGACAAGTATCCTCCTCCTCTTTGTTGTGGCCGAGTAAGCTCCGTAGTCGTAGTCATAGCGTGAATATCTCTCACGACGATCTCCGACGAAGGTGTCTCATCCCGGCTATTGGAAGCCTCAGCCGTACttgcggtggtggtggtgtccGCTGACCTTTCTTGACCGTACAAAGTCAACATGAGATTGAGAGTTGTAAGTAGGAGTAGTGGACTGTTGTAATTAGATGGTTTAGGTGTGTGTGATTATAATTAGGGTGATGGAAGGACAATAAACAAGGCAAGGAATAAATAATCAatgattatgaatttttattaaataatttgggTAACGAATTACAAGTTTAGTTTACATATGAGAGGTAAAGTTATAACAAGTGTAAAGTCCTTTCCATGAGAGCTACGTTCGTCCAGTAATTATGCGACTTCAATTACGAAAGACGTGTTCTTTTCAAGATATTTTAgcaagaaattaattaattaattaactcggtggaaattttaattaattgttt
The Camelina sativa cultivar DH55 chromosome 6, Cs, whole genome shotgun sequence genome window above contains:
- the LOC104792043 gene encoding uncharacterized protein LOC104792043, producing the protein MLTLYGQERSADTTTTASTAEASNSRDETPSSEIVVRDIHAMTTTTELTRPQQRGGGYLSPSRSIAFSDGTASSGENFTTVSREFNALVIAGSSMDNNNNNNGTNQSSSGHRDVIRDERNELTRIGENDDVGDHDHQVPEEDSNPWAIVPDGYINRGGSEDNNIVLTSSGGQNRMVTTASVHMVKREEVEAKITAWQTAKVAKINNRFKRQDAVINGWLNEQVHKANSWMKKIERKLEERRAKAMEKTQNKVAKAQRKAEERRATAEGKRGTEVARVLEVANLMRAVGRPPAKRSFFAFS